One genomic segment of Ancylobacter sp. IITR112 includes these proteins:
- a CDS encoding phage portal protein has product MGLIDRMRAAAHAFRSIEAGGSGQRWSRGKVLRSPAREITTRRQLAAERAAWLAMNDATAAAIVSHWSSNLVSDGPSIVPRTADAALRQHVSDAWSRWWDRADAEGRDDLAGVLTRAARGIVASGEAFLLMEADEAGELVLRSIAPEQVDATMTRPVADGSIVAGIQMDVRGRPARFWIRPASDAMPAAYALAAQPVDAGDVLHAFRRDHPGQVRGLSWLAPVATKLDQLAELDDSALALAQTAALFAGVLTNASGQPADDISPASGLSPGALVELPPGLDVKFSAPPAFTGADALRREMLRTIAAGVGLPFELVTADLSAVNYSSMRAGFGEFRKRVDVLRRTLVEAQIVRPLWRRWLTIEALHGRIAPNVAGSLEPIIAWPAWLPIDPAKDVEADIAALSAGLTSRAELVAKRGRDIAELDAELAADPFIPKENKK; this is encoded by the coding sequence ATGGGCTTGATCGATCGCATGCGCGCCGCCGCGCACGCCTTCCGCTCGATCGAGGCGGGCGGCTCGGGTCAGCGGTGGAGCCGTGGCAAGGTGCTGAGATCGCCCGCCCGAGAAATCACCACCCGCCGCCAGCTCGCCGCCGAGCGAGCCGCTTGGCTTGCGATGAACGATGCGACCGCCGCTGCCATCGTTAGTCACTGGTCAAGCAATCTCGTTTCCGATGGCCCTTCGATCGTTCCGCGAACCGCCGACGCTGCGCTGCGCCAACATGTTTCGGACGCCTGGTCGCGCTGGTGGGACCGTGCCGACGCCGAAGGTCGCGACGACCTCGCCGGCGTCCTAACGCGCGCCGCGCGTGGCATCGTCGCCAGCGGCGAGGCCTTCTTGCTGATGGAAGCCGACGAAGCCGGCGAATTGGTGCTGCGGAGCATCGCGCCCGAGCAGGTCGACGCGACCATGACGCGCCCCGTCGCGGATGGCAGCATCGTAGCCGGCATCCAAATGGATGTCAGAGGCCGGCCGGCTCGCTTCTGGATCAGGCCAGCCTCCGACGCGATGCCAGCGGCCTATGCGCTCGCGGCGCAGCCCGTCGACGCGGGGGACGTTTTGCATGCGTTCCGCCGCGACCATCCCGGACAGGTGCGCGGTCTATCCTGGCTGGCGCCCGTGGCAACGAAGCTCGATCAGCTCGCCGAGTTGGACGACAGCGCGCTCGCGCTTGCGCAGACCGCGGCCTTGTTCGCAGGGGTCCTTACCAACGCGAGCGGTCAGCCCGCGGACGATATTTCGCCGGCATCGGGCTTAAGCCCTGGCGCCCTCGTGGAATTGCCACCCGGCCTAGACGTGAAGTTCTCCGCTCCGCCTGCTTTCACTGGCGCGGACGCCCTCCGCCGGGAGATGTTGAGAACAATTGCCGCGGGTGTCGGACTGCCATTCGAACTGGTAACTGCCGACCTGTCGGCGGTGAATTATTCAAGCATGCGCGCCGGCTTCGGCGAGTTTCGAAAGCGCGTCGATGTGCTGCGCCGGACCTTGGTCGAAGCCCAGATCGTTCGACCGCTTTGGCGCCGTTGGCTCACGATCGAAGCGTTGCACGGCCGTATCGCCCCGAACGTTGCCGGCTCCCTTGAGCCGATCATCGCCTGGCCGGCTTGGCTCCCGATCGATCCAGCGAAGGACGTTGAGGCGGACATTGCCGCCCTCAGTGCCGGCCTGACAAGCCGCGCCGAATTGGTCGCGAAGCGCGGTCGGGACATCGCCGAGCTGGATGCGGAGCTTGCCGCCGACCCCTTCATTCCGAAGGAGAACAAAAAGTGA
- a CDS encoding prohead protease/major capsid protein fusion protein, producing the protein MNSLVTRFAPLASTGSTTFDPETRSMRAVIAAGAEVERYDARGAYIEILDHSGMVLPASGSVPILNNHRRSDLADVLGSAKDITARGTTVEATLTLSRREDVSPIAQDIADGHVRGTSIGYRILTREEKTDAAGRRRVTATRWELAEVSLTPIPADPNAAIRSEAPMPEHNDEQNVNDLSARAAINAEIRAVGALAGLDQTWIDGQIDAGATADAARAAAFEAMRSRSPAPIQTARAAIGQDHTDPAAIRSAMGDALAHRMAPSRVKLEGRAAEFRALDLLGMVGDLAQARGERVNLRDRGALIERAVGAHSTSDFPLLLADAANKSLLANYAAAEPTYRRWSAQRPFTDFRDHSFLRIGDFPKFADTVENGGVKFGTISENREKVKAKQLDAGIIIGRQALLNDDLSALADFSSMIAIRAASDENARVYGLLAANAALSDGVALFHANHGNLATSGSGINEFLHAAIAAIRKQKSLDGVPLNLAPRFLIVGPDNEKPARQVVAAITPTKATDANPWSGLLEVVVDANIAGNEWYLAVDPASAPSVVYGYVSGANGPEIRTEIDFDTRAVKVAAGLDFGCGVIDFRGLYKNPGS; encoded by the coding sequence GTGAACAGTCTTGTGACGCGCTTCGCTCCTCTGGCGTCGACCGGCTCAACGACCTTCGATCCAGAAACCCGCAGCATGCGGGCCGTCATCGCGGCCGGAGCCGAGGTTGAGCGGTACGACGCTCGCGGCGCCTACATCGAAATTCTCGACCACAGCGGCATGGTGCTTCCCGCCTCTGGAAGCGTGCCGATCCTCAACAACCACCGTCGCAGCGACCTCGCCGACGTGCTCGGAAGCGCGAAGGACATCACCGCGCGCGGCACGACCGTCGAAGCAACCCTCACCCTCTCCCGCCGGGAGGATGTTTCCCCGATCGCCCAGGACATCGCCGATGGCCATGTCAGAGGGACTTCTATCGGATACCGCATCTTGACACGTGAGGAGAAAACCGACGCGGCCGGCCGGCGCCGTGTGACGGCAACCAGGTGGGAACTGGCCGAAGTCTCCCTCACCCCTATTCCGGCAGACCCGAACGCAGCAATCCGAAGTGAGGCCCCGATGCCCGAACACAACGACGAACAGAACGTGAACGACCTTTCCGCCCGAGCTGCAATCAACGCTGAAATTCGCGCCGTTGGCGCCCTCGCCGGCCTCGATCAGACGTGGATCGACGGCCAGATCGATGCCGGCGCCACCGCGGACGCCGCCCGTGCCGCCGCCTTCGAAGCCATGCGCTCCCGCAGCCCTGCGCCGATCCAGACCGCGCGCGCCGCGATCGGGCAGGATCACACGGACCCGGCGGCGATCCGTTCCGCCATGGGCGACGCTCTCGCCCACCGCATGGCGCCGAGCCGCGTAAAGCTCGAGGGTCGTGCCGCCGAGTTCCGCGCCCTTGACCTCCTCGGGATGGTTGGCGACCTCGCCCAGGCCCGCGGCGAGCGTGTCAACCTGCGCGACCGTGGCGCCCTGATCGAGCGCGCTGTCGGCGCCCACTCCACCAGCGACTTCCCCCTTCTTCTCGCCGATGCAGCGAACAAGTCGCTCCTCGCAAACTACGCCGCCGCCGAGCCCACCTATCGACGCTGGTCGGCACAGCGGCCGTTCACCGATTTCCGCGACCACTCTTTCCTGCGGATCGGCGACTTCCCGAAGTTCGCCGACACTGTCGAGAACGGCGGCGTGAAGTTCGGCACCATCTCCGAGAACCGCGAGAAGGTGAAGGCGAAGCAGCTCGATGCCGGCATCATTATCGGCCGGCAGGCCCTGCTCAACGATGACCTGAGCGCACTGGCCGATTTCTCTTCGATGATCGCCATCCGCGCCGCCAGCGACGAGAACGCCCGCGTCTACGGCCTGTTGGCGGCGAATGCGGCGCTCTCGGATGGCGTGGCGCTCTTCCATGCCAACCATGGAAATCTTGCCACCTCCGGTTCCGGCATTAACGAGTTTCTCCATGCCGCCATTGCCGCGATCCGCAAGCAGAAGAGCCTCGACGGGGTGCCGCTCAACCTTGCGCCCCGCTTCCTGATCGTTGGCCCCGACAACGAGAAGCCGGCCCGTCAGGTCGTCGCCGCCATCACGCCGACCAAGGCGACCGACGCGAACCCGTGGAGTGGCCTCCTCGAGGTTGTCGTCGACGCCAACATCGCCGGCAATGAATGGTACCTCGCCGTCGATCCTGCATCGGCGCCCTCGGTAGTCTACGGCTACGTGTCCGGTGCCAACGGGCCGGAAATCCGCACCGAGATCGATTTCGACACCCGCGCCGTCAAGGTCGCCGCCGGTCTCGACTTCGGATGCGGCGTGATCGACTTCCGCGGTCTCTACAAGAACCCCGGTTCGTGA
- a CDS encoding phage head-tail joining protein, with protein MSALEDLYQQREELRRAISSGALKVVFRDREITYQTTANMLAALRDLEAQIASTEGRPRIRVHEVMKNRNWT; from the coding sequence ATGAGCGCGCTTGAGGACCTCTATCAGCAGCGCGAGGAGTTGCGCCGGGCTATTTCGAGTGGAGCGCTGAAGGTCGTCTTTCGAGATCGAGAGATCACCTATCAGACCACCGCGAACATGCTCGCCGCTCTCCGCGATCTTGAAGCACAGATTGCGTCTACCGAGGGCAGGCCGCGCATCCGCGTGCACGAAGTCATGAAGAACAGGAACTGGACATGA
- a CDS encoding DUF2190 family protein translates to MKNFRHHGNNIPVPAPAGGVLAGEGVVVGSLFGIASGDAAEGATVNIACIGVFELKKTSAQAWTIGAKVYWDAANKVATTTASGNSLIGVAVEQAANPSATGLVRLNGSF, encoded by the coding sequence ATGAAGAATTTTCGCCACCACGGCAACAACATTCCCGTGCCGGCGCCAGCCGGTGGCGTTCTCGCTGGAGAGGGTGTGGTTGTTGGCTCGCTGTTCGGCATCGCCTCCGGCGACGCTGCGGAAGGGGCGACCGTCAACATCGCCTGCATCGGTGTCTTCGAGCTGAAGAAGACCAGTGCCCAGGCGTGGACCATCGGCGCCAAGGTCTATTGGGACGCGGCCAACAAGGTCGCCACCACCACCGCCAGCGGCAACAGCCTGATCGGGGTGGCCGTCGAGCAAGCTGCGAACCCCAGCGCCACCGGCCTCGTCCGCCTCAACGGCTCGTTCTGA